One stretch of Macrobrachium nipponense isolate FS-2020 chromosome 16, ASM1510439v2, whole genome shotgun sequence DNA includes these proteins:
- the LOC135195493 gene encoding meckelin-like, with translation MEILSDRFNDGTSLGSMECVMCSNDSIPGDGACVPCHSSFYSASGGSCLCPKTHVALEGICIQQADVEKVPDKENSYVVNYDNGVKVLSSFYEANFQMAAALCTFSKNSTACQLLSNLCVMLHYTFDDDDNACHFYREQFGDNFINIPDHVPWLYYTEGEAKVYLSKTRLKTYYSFRKSDPDSRLNFTVAKYSADGTLLQYGRLEDTLTLCPLIDYHLNTVVRFGTTFSKTCHIKVKDLWDSYETVFYDVFLQYYDDDEQMIYAVPVLNLNYKEDEIFINQKGDRQWQLTRRFFIIDNLSGKGSLSLKTRDYNQRARVVRYAQSIEIVIQLREEGSYGQIYPPLIKVVYGEINDELYDSDDNVETTLRVTYTMDYTKIQEDLSIAVGVMSAFATLWSLVATWSWSRRCGKLNIDVPTIIHFILTICGNLANIFFIVMFFSCFYWTIFFKRQDVVHLFLLTETQEEIVKQYMIAACVLKLFQVIYILIVQVTLDMFIIDWEQPRAKNSLPHPQISGNVNDEKGSKGEQNPISIWRTYFIANEWNELQTHRKIDLGCQLFITLIFLKVFGFENFAIADPRSYLSLEDTDYVPPQSYVCRFAVSITIYGIIAALQWIYKAAFYERCIENKLQQFVDLCSIANISIFILEHKMYGYYIHGRSVHGYADVDMHSFYEQLKREEEDLCGHRGLEPSSECQTFEVAITNRFREQYDHILQPVKGFIGMKRQGNHGRMPSSEMEQSFQAHETMKRFFGMFLQHAVKDLDYIVKDKLFLESLLDLEFQEVDERCLFFRDNNHCFDKVLFCGHEVSFVMFELLLFTFVDLLSYDFVLSAVVTFIVSYFIKKIRFAGGRKNVVSKTLVDQRFLV, from the coding sequence ATGGAAATTTTGTCAGATAGGTTTAACGACGGGACGTCCTTAGGTAGTATGGAATGTGTGATGTGTTCGAATGATAGCATTCCCGGTGATGGTGCTTGCGTTCCCTGTCACTCTTCGTTTTACAGTGCCAGTGGAGGATCGTGCCTTTGTCCTAAAACGCACGTTGCATTAGAGGGAATTTGCATTCAGCAAGCGGATGTTGAAAAGGTGCCCGACAAAGAGAATAGTTATGTTGTTAATTATGATAATGGTGTAAAAGTCTTGTCTTCTTTTTATGAGGCTAATTTCCAGATGGCTGCTGCTCTTTGTACTTTTTCAAAGAATTCAACCGCGTGTCAGCTCCTCAGCAATTTGTGTGTTATGCTACATTACacatttgatgatgatgataatgcatGTCATTTTTATAGGGAACAGTTTGGCGATAATTTTATAAACATTCCAGATCACGTCCCGTGGTTGTACTATACAGAGGGCGAGGCAAAGgtatatctttcaaaaactcGACTAAAAACCTATTACAGTTTTAGGAAAAGTGACCCAGACTCCAGATTAAATTTCACAGTAGCAAAGTACTCGGCTGATGGTACGTTGCTGCAGTATGGGAGACTGGAAGACACGTTAACACTGTGCCCTTTAATTGATTATCATCTGAACACAGTGGTCAGATTTGGGACAACATTCTCGAAGACTTGCCATATTAAGGTTAAGGATTTATGGGATTCTTATGAGACtgttttttatgatgtttttcttcagtattatgatgatgatgaacaaATGATCTATGCAGTGCCAGTTTTAAATCTTAATTACAAGGAAGATGAAATATTCATTAACCAGAAAGGTGACAGACAGTGGCAGTTAACTCGTCGATTTTTCATTATTGACAATTTGAGTGGGAAGGGAAGTCTTTCCCTGAAGACTCGCGACTATAATCAGAGAGCAAGGGTAGTTAGATATGCTCAGAGCATTGAAATCGTTATTCAGCTTCGTGAGGAAGGAAGTTATGGTCAGATATATCCTCCTCTTATTAAGGTTGTCTATGGTGAAATTAATGATGAATTGTATGACTCTGATGACAATGTGGAGACAACGTTGCGTGTCACTTATACAATGGACTACACTAAGATACAAGAAGATTTGTCCATTGCTGTTGGTGTCATGAGTGCCTTTGCTACTCTTTGGTCTCTAGTAGCCACTTGGAGTTGGTCAAGACGTTGCGGAAAATTAAACATAGATGTACCCACCATTATTCACTTTATATTAACCATTTGTGGTAATCTTGcaaacatattttttattgtaatgtttttctcATGTTTTTACTGGACCATATTCTTTAAGAGACAGGATGTAGTGCATTTGTTTTTGCTTACTGAGACTCAAGAAGAAATTGTAAAACAGTACATGATAGCTGCCTGTGTCTTAAAGTTGTTTCAGGTCATATATATCCTTATTGTCCAAGTTACCCTTGACATGTTCATAATTGATTGGGAACAGCCCCGGGCTAAGAATTCTCTTCCACATCCACAGATCTCTGGGAATGTAAATGATGAAAAAGGAAGTAAGGGAGAACAGAACCCAATTAGTATTTGGAGAACATATTTCATAGCAAATGAGTGGAATGAATTACAGACTCACAGGAAAATAGATCTTGGTTGCCAGCTCTTCATAACTTTGATCTTTTTGAAAGTGTTTGGGTTTGAAAATTTTGCCATTGCTGATCCAAGGTCTTATCTTAGCCTTGAAGATACAGATTATGTTCCTCCTCAGAGTTATGTTTGCAGATTTGCTGTAAGTATAACAATATATGGTATAATTGCAGCACTTCAGTGGATATATAAAGCAGCATTCTATGAAAGATGTATAGAAAACAAGCTCCAACAATTTGTTGATTTGTGTTCCATAGcaaatattagtatatttatactTGAACATAAAATGTATGGATATTACATTCATGGAAGATCTGTTCATGGATATGCGGATGTTGATATGCACTCCTTTTATGAGCAGctgaagagggaagaagaagatctTTGTGGACACAGGGGACTCGAGCCTTCGAGTGAATGTCAGACATTTGAAGTAGCCATTACCAACAGATTTCGTGAGCAATATGACCACATATTGCAACCAGTCAAAggttttattggaatgaaaagacAAGGCAATCATGGTAGAATGCCTTCTAGTGAGATGGAACAAAGTTTTCAAGCACATGAAACTATGAAAAGGTTTTTTGGAATGTTTCTCCAGCATGCTGTGAAAGATTTAGATTATATTGTAAAAGACAAGTTATTCCTTGAAAGTTTGTTAGACCTAGAGTTTCAAGAGGTTGATGAGAGATGCCTTTTCTTTCGTGATAATAACCATTGTTTTGATAAGGTTTTATTTTGTGGACATGAAGTTTCTTTCGTAATGTTTGAGCTTCTGCTTTTCACTTTTGTTGATCTGCTCTCTTATGATTTTGTATTGTCGGCTGTTGTTACCTTCATTGTTTCCTACTTTATTAAAAAGATTCGCTTTGCTGGTGGTCGAAAGAATGTTGTTAGTAAAACGTTAGTGGACCAAAGATTTTTAGTGTGA